In the Arthrobacter sp. CDRTa11 genome, CGGTCAACGCGGGCAAGCACGTCTGGACCGAGAAACCCTTCTCCCTGGACCGCGAATCCGGGCTGGGACTGCTCAAAACCGCGGACGCCGCCGGGATCCGGCTCGGCTGCGCCCCCGACACGTTCCTCGGCGCCGGGCTGCAGACGGCGAGGCGGATTATTGAGCGGGGAGACATCGGCACGCCGCTCACCGCGATGACCACTTTCCAGACCCCCGGCCCGGAATCCTGGCACCCCAACCCTGCCTTCCTCTTCCAGTACGGTGCCGGCCCGCTCTTCGACATGGGCCCGTACTACCTCACGGCCCTCGTTCAGACCTTCGGCTCAGTCCGGCGTGTGGCTGCGCTCGGGTCAAAAGCAAAGACTGTACGTGTGGTCGGCTCGGGCCCGAAGGCAGGTGAGGAATTCTCTGTTGACGTTCCCACCCATGTCTCCGCCATGGCCGAATTCGAGAACGGCGCGTCCTCCCACAGCGTCTTCAGCTTCGAATCCCCGCGTGAACGGATGGGGTTTGTGGAGATCACAGGCACGGACGCCACCATTGCCCTTCCTGATCCCAACGAATTCGGCGGCGATGTCCGTATCTGGAGAGCCGGGGACCAGGACTGGACCTTGATTCCTGCCAGCGGCCCTGCAGACGGCCGCGGTCTGGGCGTCCTGGACATGGCGCGTTCCATCCGGGCAGGCGTTCCACACCGGGCCACCGGCAACCTTGCCTACCACGTCCTGGACACCATGGTCTCGATCTCTGAATCCATCGATTCCGGCGCTTTCATAGATGTCGAAAGTTCCGCCCCGGCCTCTGCTGCACTTCCCGAGGACTGGGAACGGTCAGTCCAGACACTCTAGGAAACCCCGCCATGTAAAGGATGCCAAGTGATACTGCCGGCCGTCAGGGGAACGCGGGCGCACCGCCCTCAGCCCAGCATTGAAGATGTGGCCGCCGCGGCCGGTGTTTCCACGGCCACGGTCTCCCGCGCAGTCAGGGGCCTTCCCAGGGTCGCCCAACCCACCCGGACAAGAATCCTCGAAATCGCCCATGCCTTGGGCTACGCTGCGTCAGCCTCTGCCGCAGGACTGGCCACAGGCAGGACGCGAAGCGTTGGCGTTGTGACTTCCTCCCTTCGCCACCCTGCATACGGCGCGGCTGTTGAAGGAGCCGAGCGGGCACTCCGCTCGCAAGGCTACTCTCTGGTGCTGCTCCATCTTCCGCATCCCTCGGCCAGTGCCCGGCTCCCCATAGATTTGAACGTGCTCTGCCGACGTGTGGACGCGCTTCTGGTCCTGGGGGCCGGCACTCTGGGAAAGGATTCGATCGAGCAACTGCAGCGGAGCGCGATGCCGCACATGGTGGTCGGTCTGCACGGCGAGCCGGACAACGATGAGCTGGAAGCTGCCACCACCGCCATTCGGCACCTGGTTCAGCTCGGGCACACGGACCTGGCCCTCTTCCACGGAGGACGTGGGGCCATGCCCCGGATACGTCCACAGGCAGGCGGACTGGATCACCGGACGAACTCCCTGGACGCTAATAGCATAAAGCTAAGGGAAATCCGGATTGAAGGTCCGGCCGGGGCAATCGCCCACAGCCGGACGGCGTTCTGCCGTCTGTGGGCCGGACCCGGGCCAAAGCCGACCGCCATAGTCTGCGCTTCCGATGAGATGGCTCTCGGCGTGTTCTTGGAAGCCGCACGGAAGGGGCTGACTATTCCTAAAAACCTGTCCCTCGTGGGAATGGATGGCCAGGACCTTGGCGAATCACTGGAATTGACCGCCGTCATTCACTGCTCAGCCCGGAGAGCCGCAAATGGAGTACAAAGTCTCCTTGCCGCTTTGGAAGGTGACCACAGCATCACCCACCCGGCCCCGTGGTCGCCAGAGCTCATGATCCGGCAGTCAACAGCAGCACCACTGGAAACGGGCCAACAGCCAGTGTGGCTGCCACAGTAGAAATCCCTTACAGGCGTGTAGGACAGAGACGTCTTGAGGCACGTTGCGGAGATCGAGTGCGTGCCGATCCCGGCCGGCAGCCTACAGTGCCGACCAGCCGCCGTCGGACGCCAGGATGGCGCCGTTAATGTTGGTGCCGTCGTCGCTGAGCAGGAAGGTGATGGACGCAGCAAGCTGCGCTGCGGTGGCGACGGCGGGGACGGTGGCCTGCATGATCGGCCCCAGACGCTCGGCGGCAGTCTTCGATCCCCAATTCGCCACGATGCCGGTCATGGTGGGCCCCGGCGCCACGGCGTTGAACCTCAGGCCCTGCGGCCCGTAAATCACTGCCGAGTTTTTGGTCAGGCCGACGACGGCGTGCTTGGACGCGGTGTATGCGGCACCGGCGGCGGACCCGCGCAGGCCCGCTTCGGAGGCGACATTGACCACCGAGCCGGCTCCGGCCTGCAGCATCAGCGGAACCACCGCACGGGTGAGGCGCATGAGTGCGGTGACATTGATGCGGAAGACGTTGTCCCACATGTCGTCGTGGATCTCGTGGATGGGAGCGAAGTTGTCCATGATGCCGGCCACGTTGGCAAGGGCGTCAACCCTGCCGCCCGCCGCTGCCACAACGGCTGCAACTGTCTCTTCCTGGCTGATGTCTCCGGCCACGGGAACGATGTCGAGGCCGCTGTTGTCGGCGATCAGGTCATCCAGCCGCTCCTTGCTGATGTCCGCCGCGATCACCCGGCCGCCCTCCTTCGCGATGCGCAGGGCCGTGGCCTGGCCGATGCCCGAAGCTGCGCCGGTAACGATGACCGTCTTGCCGGTGAAGCGGCCCTCGGTGGCGACTTCCTGCCATGACGTGCTGCTCATGCTGTGCTCCCGAACATGTTGTGCTCCCGAACATAGTGGTGTTGATGCTTTCCACCTTATGACACTCTGTGTCATTATGGAAGAGTGAATACTGGACGGATGCGAACTGAAGAGTCCACGGCTGCCGTGTCCCGCTCCACCGGACGGCCCGTCACCATTGATCCGGACGCCGTAGCCGCCGTGGCACTGCGGCTGTTCAGCGAGCAGGGCTACGAGAACACCTCCATGGAGGACGTGGCGCGGGAAGCAGGCATCGGACGCAAGAGCCTCTACCGGTATTTCTCTACCAAGGCGGACCTGGTGTGGGGCGGGATGGAGCCTGTCATTGAGGCCGTGACCCAGGAGTGGGACGATTCCCCGCGCACGTACGGTTCCGACGGCGACGTCCTGGCGGGGCTGCGGGCGGCAGCGACAGGCGGGGTCACCACCCTCCCGGATCTTTCCGTGACCCGCGGGCGGCTGCGCCTCATCGCCGAGCACCCAGACCTCTCCAGCCGGAGCTACGAATTCCTGGCGCCGCAGCGGGAGCGCGCACGCCGTCATCTGGTGTCGCTTGGGCTGCCCGATGACACGGCCCGCTACCTGTGCGCCGCTTTTCTGGGTGCGACGTTTGAGGCGTGGTTGATGTGGGCGGCCGGCGAAGACGCCGACCCGGCGCCCTACCTCGCCGCGGCGGTGGGAGTTCTTAGGGTCCCGGAAATGGACTGAGTGCAGGGCCTACCAGCGTCAGCCGCGTTTCACGTGGGGTAAAGGCAGCAACCGGGCAAGCCCCGGATACAGGGTGACCACGCCGTGCTGGTCGGTGGTCAGCTCGGCAGTGAAGTCCCGGCTCTCGGAGCTGAAGCGGACCGTGCCTACCGAGGCAAGGGAACTGCTGTATCTCTGCCTGCTGGGGAACACCCTAAGGCTGGGAACTTCCACCCAGGCCATGGTCAGCATGGTTTCCCCTTCGGACGCTCCCTGACCTCGCATTCCCTGACCCAACAGATTCAGCCGCAGGATGGGCATGGTGTTGGTCATGGGGCACAGGCCGAGGTCGCAATCCAGTGCGTCGCGGAGCTCGTCCGGGTTATCGATACCCGGCGGTGGCATGGCTGCAACTGCGAGCCCACCCTCTTCGGAGCGAACACCTCCCGATGCACCGCTTCCGGAAGCGGACGCGCGTGAACTCCAAGCGCCGTCGTCGCTGAGTTCAAGTTCGAGCTGACGGCTCCAGCCGTGACCGTGGACGGTGGCTGCGAGTCTCCTCGTGACCCAATCATCCCCCGTTTCCAGGACCCAGCTCAGCGCATACCAATCGGTGCGGGACGTCCCGTGTGCCTGGAGCCTGTCCGGTCCAAAAATGACCGTGGCCGTATCCAGCCGGCCGGGGTCGTCCTCGCCCTGCCAGGCATAGTCCCTGATGACGTCGGTGTCCGTGGCTGACTCTGGCTGCGGGTGCACCGCATCTTGCCTTGCCTGGCTCACCGCGGGCTAGCTGTCTGCAGCGTCCGGGTCTTCCTCGGGCTCAAACGTGTTCGGCTCCCCCGTGGCACCCAGGCCCACGCCCTTATCTCCGCCGGGGATCCCGCCGTCGACCTTTTGGTCTGCATCCTTGCCGGCCGGAGTTCCGCCGCCGGCTGGCTTTTGCTGCTGATCGTCGTCGGGCATTTCGTCGTCGGGCAATGAATCTGGTGAATTGATTGTCATGGCTCCTCCTTGACGGGTGGCAACCACGGTATCAGCGCCGGCAAGCATGCAGAATAGCGGAAGGGAAATCTCTTAGCCCGATACTTCTAGCCCGAAGGAAAGCATGGAATACAGGATTCTTGGCCGTACCGGACTCTCCGTCTCCACAGTCTGCGTTGGGACCAGCTCGCTGGGCAGCCACCCTGCCCCGCGCGGCACCGACACCGCAGTGGCCACCATCCGCCGGGTTTTTGAGGGTCCCTTCAACTTCATCGACACGTCCAACGAGTATGGGAACGGCGGCAACAGCGAACGCCGGATCGGTGAGGCCATTGCCGAAGCCGGCGGGTTGCCGGAAGGCGTTGTCATCGCCACCAAGGTGGACCCTATCGTGGGAACCCGCGACTTCTCCGGCGACCGGGTCCGCCGCTCCGTGGAGGAAAGCCTGGAACGCCTCGGCCTGGACCGCCTCCAGCTGGTGTACCTGCATGACCCCGAGAAAATCACGTTCGAGGAAGGCACCGCAGCCGGCGGTCCCCTCGAAGCCCTGACCGAACTCCGGGACCAAGGCGTGATCGGACACATCGGGGTAGCGGGCGGCCCGATCGACCTGGAGCTGAAGTACCTGGCCACCGACATGTTCGACGTCGTCATCAGCCACAACAGGTATACCCTGGTGGACCGGACTGCCGAACCGCTGATCCAGGACGCGATGGAACGTGGCGTCGCCTTTGTCAACGCCGCCCCCTTTGGCGGCGGAATGCTGGTCAAGGGCCCCGACGCCGAACCCAACTACTGCTACCGCCCCGCAAGCCAAGCCACCATCAGCCGCGTCCGGAAGATGGAGGCGATCTGCGCCGAGCACTCGGTGCCGCTGGCTGCCGCCGCGCTGCAGTTTTCAACCCGGGACCGGCGCATCACTTCCACGATTGTTGGCATGTCCGAGCCCGCGCGTGTTGACCAGACCCTCCGGCTGGCCGAATGGGACATCCCTGCCGAGGCCTGGGCCCGGATCCTGCCGCTCGCGGCAGCCGGAACCGGCGAACTGGACTAGCCAAAACGCCCGCCGGCTATGCTGCCCCGGCCGTGCCTGGAGTCCCTGGCCGCCCCGCTGCCTTGAGGACGATTTCCAGGCCGGCAGGGGTCCCCGGCCAGTGCCTGCCCAGCGCATCAGGCCCCGCCCGCCGGAGGACGGAACGCAGCACCATGGCAACAATGATGGCGTCATCGGCATAGCCAATCACCGGGATGAAGTCCGGAACCAGGTCAATGGGAGACAGCAGATACGCCAGGAGGAGCACCAGCCGGACCCGAATCCCCAGGGCCAAGGTCCGGTCCTCAGCGAGCCGGCGGATCAGGCGCAACAGGTCCGGGAGCATCCGCAGCGCCTCCTTCAGGGTGACCGTCTCCGGGTGCCTGCGCGCGTAAAGCCATAGCAAAAACAGCAGGACGGCGTACGCCAGCAGGATGCCGGCAACCACCCCGGCCACGCTCTCCCACAACATTTCGTCTCCATCTGCCATCGCCCGTGCTTTGACTAACGCTACGGCTTCAGACGCCGGCTATGGAGCCATCCGGTAGCCCACGCCCCGGACCGTCTCTACCCAGCGGGGGTCGCGCGAGTTGTCGCCCAGGCGCTTGCGAAGATTTCCCAAATGGACCTCAACGGCGCGCTCCTCGCCAGTGCCCACATAGGAACCGGTGTTGTAGGGCTCGTTCCGCAGCCGGCGGACGAGGTCAGCCTTGGTCTGCACCACCCGGCCGTTTTCCATCAGGACCAGGAGCAGGTCGAACTGGGTCCGGGTCAGATCCAGCGGCCGGCCGTCAATGGCAGCCATGCGCGATCCCTCGTGCAGGGTCAATCCCTTATGTTCGAAGTCGCAGCGGATGATTGTCCCCTGCCGCTCGGCTCCGTGGCCGGCAGGAGAGACAAGGGACGACGGCGGTGCCGCCGGCCGCTGGTGCCCGGACGGATACCCGTTCCCCGATTGCGGTGTTGAGGCGGTTTCTGCTGCCCTTGCGTTCAGGGCCCGAGGCCGGCGGAGCATCGCGGCGATCCGGGCCCTGAGCTCCCGCGGCCTGAAGGGCTTGGTGAGATAGTCGTCGGCTCCGGCCTCGAACCCCATCAGGGCATCCGCTTCCTCCACTCTGCCTGAGACGATAATGAGGTAGGCATCGCTGAACGTACGGATCCGGCGCGATGCCTCAATTCCATCAAAGTCCGGCAGGCCAACATCCATGGTGACCACCACGGGGTTGTGCTCCCGGACCGCCTCCACGCCCTCGATACCGGAAACTGTTGCGTGCACAGCGAAACCTGACTGCTGCAGCACCTCCGTCAGAGATGTCCTCACGTCGTCGTCGTCCTCTACTACAACAGCAATACCCCGCTCAACCATCTACTCCCCCACTAGTCCGTTAGATTCCTGTGCACGCAGGAGATTTGCAGGCCGCTCACCCAAGGGCGGCGCCGCCAAAATCGTGCGTTCAGTCGTATCGGCGCTTCAGCAGTCCGCATCGGCACTACATCACGCTATTTCATGTTGTATTCGGATTCATAAACCGAATGGATGGGTATTGCAGTAATTCAACCCGGAAGACTAAATATGAGCCTACAGACCGAAATCACTCCTTTACGCAAATTTCCCCTACTTTGAGTCATTCTTGAGGATGGGCAAAAATTGCGTCTTTCTTGAGGATATTCGAGACCAAATTTCATCACACTGAAGCTATTGCGTCGTGGGTCAGATGTGGCTCATGATCAAGGAGCGCTCAATGGGGCGCGAAGCTGCTCACTGGGGAGCAACAGGTAAGGGGCGTTACATGGCTTCTTTTCGGTTTTCCGTTCCGGCTCATGCCCGCTGGCTGAAAGCGCTGGCGATGTTCACTGCGGCCGGGCTGGCGATGCTGGTGTCTGTCCCGCCGGCTTCCGCGGCAGACACCACTCCTATGGATCCAAATCCCGGTCCGGCAGGAAACTTCAGCTGGAAGGGCTTCAACTGGGAGAAGCGGTTTTGGGGCGGTGCTCCGCAGTACAACAAGGCTTTTGCTGCCGCGAACGTCAGCAACCCGGGTGCCAACGGTTACATCACCATGACCCTGACAAATCCCACCGGGGAAGCTCCAGTGGGAGCGGAGTTCCAGTCCACCCGGCAAGGGTTTGGGTACGGGACCTACTCAACCACTGTGGAGAAGAACCTGAGCCTGCTGCAGAAGGAAGTGGTGTGGGGTTGCCTGTTCACCTACGATCCCCTGGCCGCACCGGGGTTCAACGAAATTGACCTGTGTGAGGCCTCTGCCTGGGGCGGCGGGGCTGCATACGGCGAGTCGTGGCCCGTCACGCAGGGCCACGGGTACTGGTTTGACGCAAGCAAACCTCCAGGCCAAGGGAACAACACCATAGTTTTTGATGTCACGGCGAGTCCCGTCACCACCCACAGGATGGTCTGGGAGCCAGGGAAGCTGACGTTTGAAACCTACGCCGGTGCAGGTTTCGTGGGCACGCTGCTCAAGCGCACCGTCCTGGAAGGCTCTACCGTTCCCGTCCCAGCCAAGGAACAGATCCACTTCAACCTGTGGGTTACGGGGGGAGGCGGCGGGGATCCTGCCCATGTGAATCCGGAAGCCGTGGTGATCCGGGATTTCTCCTTCACTGCGGCGTCTGCTGCTCCGGCTCCGGCGCCTGTCTCAGCCATTAAGCTCACCGCCGCCACCACGAAGTCGAAGGGGGTTAACACCACCACCCTGAAGTGGGGCGGAGCCGTGGGAACCAGCGTCACGCTCTGGATCAACGGGCTGCCACGGACGGTGGCCAACACCGGGACCTATGTGAACAAGTTCAAAGGCGGGAGCACCACCTCATACAAGGTCTGCGATGCCGGCGGGTGCTCAAACACCGTCAGTGTTGTGACCTAGCTTCCGGTTTTCCCCGTTGGCCCACAACGCAGGGCGGCCACCTGGCCGCCCTGCCTTGTGCTGTTACCCCGAACGGGGTTCAAAGCGTGTTGCTGGCTAGGATTTTCCCCCACGGACGGGAACAATCCTCTTGACGGCCATTCCAAGGGCCACCAGGGCAAACGCGGCGAGGGCGAACCAGAAGAGGTCGCCGGCCCCCGTCATGGCGAGCGTTCCAGAACCTAGTCCGGCTGCGGCCGGGGCTGCTGGGTTGTCATACATAGTGTTACCAAGCTTTCTTGTTGTTAAGGGCTGCATCTGCGTACGCCTTCGCGTGGACCACCTGCAGGAACAGGTCGATCACCAGCTCGTACATGGTGGCGGCCGCGAGCATGTATTTCCATCCCCGCAGCCGTACCGTCACCACACGTTCGATCACGAAGACACCGGTCACGGCAAGCCAGAATGGCTGAATGTGCAGCCCTGCCCCCGTGCCCAGTGCAAACGCCACCGTGCCGAAATAGGCCAGTGTCACCAGCACTCCAACCACGGCCAGTGCCTGCCTTCCCCAATAGGGGCGGGTAACCCGTGTCCATCCGTACTGGACGCAGTTCTCCACGGCTCCACGTTTCCACCGGAGCCGCTGGGCCCAGAGCTCCCGCCAGGACGGCATGACCTCTGTAACCAACGTGCAGTCTGCCGGCGACTTGATCCGGTAATGGAGGGTGAGCAGGGCGAAGGAGAGCTCGTTGTCCTCTGTCAGGACGGACGTGTCGTATACGCCGCCGTGTCCGTTGCCTGGAGGCAGGGAACCGTCCAGCCGGGCTGCCACAACGTCCCGAAGGGTCCGTGCCCGGAACAGCGCAGCAGTGCCCGTGACTACCAGGCATTTCCCCTTGAGCCGCTTGACGTCGCGGGCATACCTGGCATATTCGTTCCGTTGCAGGTGGCCAACGAATCCTCCGCCGCTTCCCCCGCTGAACACGCCTCCAACCGCACCAAGCCGTGAATCCGCCTGCAGATGAGCCACCGCACGTTCGATGAAGTCAGGGGACAGCTGGGAGTCGGCGTCCTGGATAAGGATCAAGTCCTCGGGCGCAGCGTCCGGAAGCAGCCTGCTGAGGACAAAGTTGAGCGCTCCGGCCTTCTTGTCCACGTTTCCCGCCGTCGGGACAACCTCAGCTCCCTGCGCAAGCGCCAGCTGCTCTGTGGCGTCTGTGCAATTATCTGCGACGACAATGACCCTGCCCGGCGAAAGAGTTTGATCTTTAAGTGACTGGAGTGTTGAGGTGATGCCTGCGGCCTCGTTGTGGGCCGGGATGAGGACTGTAATCACCGGAGCGTTATACCGGGCCGCGTTTTCACAAAACTCGGGGATTTCCGAGCACCAGCCCGGTTTACCGCATCACAATGTGATCTGTCACTCATTATTCGCAATCCCTGCCCGAAGTTATTAAATATCTACTGACTTTGACTATTCCAACGGGAACGCAAACCATAGGCACAGAAAAGGAAGGGATTGAACAAGGTTTCATAAAGAAGAGCGCACCCGGTTGGAGGCTCAACACGGAAACCTTGAGCTACAGCAGTCCGCCTTGAGATTCCCCTGCGCCGGAGGTCATAAACGGGTATCTACGTGGCGCGAACGAACACTTGAGCCCCCACCGCTCAGCCCAGCGGCTTCGTGGCGCGGCTCTGGCCTTACAGTCCTGGCGGAGTGGCCAGCGGCCCGCCGCCGTCGCGCAGGACAAGCCGGGAGGGAAGAAGGACGTGCTCGGGCGCGCGTTGCTGGGCCGTTGGTCCGTCCAGGATGGAGCGCATGATGTCCACAACCGTGCCCGCGGCCTCTTCCACCGGCTGGGCGATGCTGCTCATTCCTACCGCGGCGGCGACAGGAGTGTCGTCGAAGCCAATCACTGCAGGAACTTTGTCCGGGAAGGCGGCCCGTAGCTGCTCCGAGGCGCCGAGTGCCAGGGAATCGCTGGCGCAGACTATGGCTGTAGCACCGTTGGCTAACAGGGTCAGCGCTCCTGCTGCACCTTCACGGATACTGTCCGGGACGCCCACGGACATAAGATCCAGTTCGTGCGGCTCCAGGTGGGGGGACAGTGCCGTTTTCCAGCCTTCCCTCCGGTCCCGTCCCAGGTCATAACCGGCGGGGCGTTCCCTTGCCGGGCTGTCACTGTCCGGCCAGCCGAGAAAGCCGATCCGGCGGTGGCCCTGACTGAGCAAGTAGTGTGTGGCTTCCGCTGTCCCGGCCTGGCCGTCGACATCCACCCAAGGGTGCGGGCATGCCTCATTGTCAGCGCTCCAGGGCCGCCCAAACGTGACAAACGGGACTTCCTGATCCATGAGCCAGCGCGTCCGTGGATCATCCTGGCGGGTGTCGGCGAGGATGAATCCGTCAAGATCGGAGGTCTCCAGAAGCTCCCCGTAGGCTTCAATTTCGGCGTCGTCATTGGGGACGGCAAAGACTGTAACCCGGTACCCGTGCTGTTGAAGGCTCGCGGTGAGGGAGTGGAGGAACCGGTCCATGATGGCACCATTGATGCCGTCCGCGGAGGGAAAGAGCCGGTAGCCGAGGTTACGGGACCGTCGCGTCCGCAATTGCCGGGCGGCAATGTTCGGGCGGTATCCGGAAGCGGCGATCAGCTCTGTCACCCGTTCAAGCGTGGGAGGACTGACTCGCTCCGGGGCGTTGATGGCATTCGAAATGGTTTGCCGGGAGACGCCGAGTTGCTGCGCCAAGCTCGCCAGGGTTGGCCGGGAACCCATCGAACCTCTGCTTTCTTGCTGCTCCAAAACGGCTGGACAGACCCTTTGAACGATCAACGATGTGTTCATCAGTGTATGACACGGCGCCTGTCAGCCGGGTTGCTTTGGACTGGAGCCCGGGAAGGGGCCAGCCCAAAGCAACCCTTTAGAGCAAGGGAGCGCTCACTCCTTCAGCGCCCCTGCTGTGCTGTTCATGATCCTTTTCTGGAAGATGAAGAACACGATGGCCACCGGGATGGTCATGATGGCCGCCGCCGCAAGTTTCAGCGGATACTGGGTTCCGGCGCTGAGCTGGCCGGAGGAGAGCTGGGCCACGCCCTTGGTAAGTGTGATGAGTTCAGGGCTCTGGGCGGCGATGATGAAATGGCTCAGTTCGTTCCAGGATCCCTGAAAAGAGAGAATGACGATGGTCATCACGGCAGGCATGGACATGGGCAGGACAACAGACCAAAAAGTCCGGAAGGTTCCTGCGCCGTCGATTCTTGCTTGTTCCTCGACACTGGCCGGGATGGACTCGAAGAAGTTCTTCATGATGAAGACCCCTGCAGCATCCGCCATAAGCGGGATGATCATTCCCGCGTACGAGTCGTACAGTCCCAACTGGTTTATCACCAGGAATTTGGGAATGAGGAGAACAACTCCGGGCACAGCCATGACAGCCACAACTCCGGCGAAAATCACCGACCTTCCGCGAAAAGGGATACGGGCCAGGGCATAGCCGGCGAGCAGGTCGAAGAACACCCGCCCGCAGGTGACAAAAACCGTGACCACCACCGAGTTCCCGAACCACAAGGGAAAATCCGAATTCAGGAAGAGCTTCCCGTACGCCAAGCTGGACCAGGTCGCCGGAAACAGTGACAGGGGGTCGCTTGCGGCGTCGGGTTCGGTCTTAAATGAGGTGGCGAGGTTGATGAGAAACGGGAATATATAGACGACTGCCAGCGAAATGAGAGCAACGTAGGCCAGCCACATGAACTTTCCCTGGCGTTTCCGGCGGCTCTTACCCGGCGGCGGGGATGCCGGGGTGGTGGTATCCGGCGTATCCGATATCAACGTGGTCACAATGCTCTCCCCCGGCTCGGTTTTGGATTCATTCGCTTACGGCGGGGCACAGAGTCACGCTCTCGGAGCAACACCCGCTGGATCACAGTGAAGACGATGATGATCGCGAACAGTATGAATGCGATGGCCGCGCCCTGCCCCCATTGCTGATTGTTGAAAGCGGTGCTGAAGGAGAGGTACGCAGGGGTGATGGTGGTCTTGGCCGGGCCGCCCTGAGTTCCGGTGTAGATCTGGTCGAATATCTGCCACGTCCCGATCAAACCGA is a window encoding:
- a CDS encoding carbohydrate ABC transporter permease; the encoded protein is MWLAYVALISLAVVYIFPFLINLATSFKTEPDAASDPLSLFPATWSSLAYGKLFLNSDFPLWFGNSVVVTVFVTCGRVFFDLLAGYALARIPFRGRSVIFAGVVAVMAVPGVVLLIPKFLVINQLGLYDSYAGMIIPLMADAAGVFIMKNFFESIPASVEEQARIDGAGTFRTFWSVVLPMSMPAVMTIVILSFQGSWNELSHFIIAAQSPELITLTKGVAQLSSGQLSAGTQYPLKLAAAAIMTIPVAIVFFIFQKRIMNSTAGALKE